The following coding sequences are from one Granulicella arctica window:
- the cobS gene encoding adenosylcobinamide-GDP ribazoletransferase: MSFADRPPKMWSEFLSAVQFLTRIPVPPQPYEDGSLSRAVKFFPLAGIVVGGSAALLHLLLAPHLPRLVTASLVLLYLVLVTGCLHEDGLADAADGFGGGTSREQILLILRDSRIGSYGGTALILSLLGRLVLISSLPTAQVAQYLIVAHMLSRWTSLPLSYYLPSARAQDAQKIDGQGARIARLTSTGTLIGGTIFSFAVSAFLLGTHAIFPILITISLTLLTGLYYRQRILGITGDCFGATNQLAEIAVYLCGAWIS; encoded by the coding sequence ATGAGTTTCGCAGACCGCCCTCCAAAAATGTGGTCCGAGTTTCTCTCGGCGGTGCAGTTCCTTACTCGTATTCCTGTGCCCCCGCAACCGTATGAAGACGGCTCTCTTTCGAGGGCGGTCAAGTTCTTTCCTCTCGCGGGCATAGTTGTCGGTGGAAGTGCGGCACTGTTACATCTCCTGCTCGCTCCTCATCTCCCAAGACTGGTAACAGCTTCCCTCGTTCTTCTCTACCTCGTACTGGTAACAGGCTGTCTGCATGAAGACGGTCTGGCCGACGCTGCCGACGGCTTCGGAGGCGGGACTAGCCGCGAACAGATTCTTCTCATCTTGCGCGACAGCCGCATCGGAAGTTACGGAGGGACGGCACTCATCCTCAGTCTCCTCGGCCGCTTGGTGCTTATCTCATCTCTACCTACAGCGCAGGTTGCGCAGTATCTCATCGTAGCCCACATGTTGTCCCGCTGGACGTCGCTCCCCCTCAGTTACTACCTGCCCTCGGCGCGTGCTCAAGACGCACAGAAAATCGATGGCCAGGGTGCGCGGATCGCTCGACTCACCTCAACTGGCACTCTCATTGGTGGAACCATCTTCAGCTTCGCCGTCTCAGCTTTCTTGCTCGGAACTCACGCGATCTTCCCTATCCTAATCACAATTTCACTTACACTGCTGACTGGCCTGTACTATAGACAACGCATCCTGGGAATCACTGGTGATTGCTTTGGCGCAACCAATCAGCTCGCTGAAATAGCTGTCTACCTTTGTGGAGCATGGATTTCATGA
- the cobT gene encoding nicotinate-nucleotide--dimethylbenzimidazole phosphoribosyltransferase, whose amino-acid sequence MSFQRTRPVAYIPCTIEPPSEVWRQRARAHLDTLTKPLGSLGRLEDIAAQIVSIRRERFTEKVNKGAYVFAADHGITAEGVSAYPREVTHQMVLNFLAQGAAINVLARLHDVELRVVDVGVDADFHNLSSLLHHKVSKGTQNMLHEAAMTDEQLAQALAVGAAIADDASAAGQTMIAIGEMGIGNTTSASAITCALIGATATQATGHGTGMGVEAHARKVSIVQAIVSKHFTASSANSSALEILRCVGGLEIAAMVGMILTAANHQLVIVADGFISTAAAALAVAIAPTVQGYLIAGHQSEEPGHKLLLDHLNLVPVLMLNMRLGEGTGAVLAMPILESAIALYTQMATFTSAGVSGASR is encoded by the coding sequence ATGAGTTTCCAGAGAACGCGTCCCGTTGCTTATATCCCGTGCACCATCGAGCCCCCTAGCGAAGTCTGGCGGCAACGTGCACGAGCGCATCTCGACACTCTCACTAAGCCTCTTGGCAGTCTTGGGCGACTTGAAGACATTGCGGCCCAAATTGTTTCTATCCGCCGAGAAAGGTTCACGGAGAAGGTCAACAAAGGTGCCTACGTCTTCGCCGCAGACCACGGTATTACAGCGGAGGGCGTAAGCGCCTATCCACGCGAAGTCACTCATCAAATGGTCTTGAACTTCCTGGCACAGGGAGCAGCCATCAACGTGCTGGCACGTCTCCATGACGTAGAACTTCGCGTGGTCGACGTAGGTGTCGACGCGGACTTCCACAATCTCTCTAGTCTGCTTCATCACAAGGTTTCCAAGGGCACTCAGAACATGCTTCATGAGGCTGCTATGACGGATGAACAACTAGCGCAAGCCCTTGCAGTCGGAGCAGCTATTGCAGACGACGCCTCTGCGGCGGGACAGACGATGATCGCAATCGGCGAGATGGGGATTGGTAACACGACCTCCGCCAGCGCGATCACATGCGCTCTCATTGGTGCTACAGCAACACAGGCCACAGGCCATGGTACAGGCATGGGCGTTGAGGCCCATGCCAGGAAAGTCAGCATCGTGCAGGCCATCGTTAGCAAGCACTTTACTGCTTCCTCTGCAAACTCATCCGCACTGGAGATCCTTCGCTGTGTCGGTGGACTTGAGATTGCCGCGATGGTTGGCATGATTCTTACCGCTGCTAATCATCAACTAGTTATCGTCGCGGATGGCTTTATCTCTACCGCAGCCGCTGCGCTTGCCGTTGCAATTGCCCCGACTGTGCAGGGCTATCTTATCGCCGGTCATCAATCCGAAGAGCCTGGTCACAAGCTCTTGCTTGATCACTTGAATTTGGTCCCAGTTTTAATGCTCAATATGCGTTTGGGTGAAGGCACTGGTGCTGTGTTAGCAATGCCAATTCTTGAATCGGCTATCGCTCTCTACACGCAGATGGCGACATTTACCTCGGCAGGCGTGAGCGGAGCATCGCGATGA
- a CDS encoding TonB-dependent receptor, translating to MTSPLFGQMQKTLHGTVHDPLGAIVVSASVDLLQNDRIVASTNTSSNGTFYFDVPKAERYSVRVIAVSFETTTTPAIYVGGSGEAELDVTLATHTLTQQVTVTANGTPTPEAQTGAPVNIISSENYRYMTNVQDPLRLVPSLQITQTGQMGGTTGLNIRGGGTDANKVLIDDVPANSIGGRVEFANLASVGIDSIEVLREPNSALYGSDALAGVVSLRSTRGTTPLPLLTYSGDAGNFGTYRNEITAGTVYRQFDFYSAFARIDTRNSLPNSQFHNATYAGNFGWTPNSANDLRFTVRHLAASGGQPNAIAFFGIPDDAQQKEQDSYYNAVWNNQSTPSWHNQIRYGGLRQNGQFNDFGAVGIPDGFGNTDGAPVTITGANGYGVSGQAIFYFAGTPLPSSYLETTNRDFVYAQTDFRFSPRFLALGAFKYENESGLNGYSGSTPNSIQRGNYSYTIQISGNVKNRLFYNLGTGLEDNGLFGFAATPRASLAYYLFRPSLNGFFSGTKLHGNFGKGIKEPSIFQQADSLFATLAALPNGSQLVSQYHVTPVDAENSRTFDAGLDQQLLYGRARIGITYFHNEFTNGVEYVPQEGLLELGVPAANLPAFSGSGAYLNSSAFRAQGLEFESEYRLSSRIFARCGYTYTDAVVQRSFSSDNLFPTYNTASNFSTIQIGAFSPLVGARPFRIAPHTGYFGLNYTHSRLYASLTGSFVSRRDDSDFLTDSNFGNSLLLPNRNLLGSYQRIELGGGYEITPRINVYTNVQNLLSEHYFEAFGFPALPLSFRSGIKLSFGGESWKLN from the coding sequence ATGACTTCACCTCTATTCGGCCAGATGCAAAAGACACTGCATGGGACGGTTCACGATCCACTTGGTGCTATCGTCGTGAGCGCTTCGGTCGATCTGCTACAGAACGACCGGATTGTCGCCAGTACGAATACGAGTTCGAACGGCACATTCTATTTCGATGTTCCCAAGGCCGAACGCTATAGCGTCCGCGTAATCGCTGTTTCTTTTGAGACAACCACTACCCCGGCCATCTATGTAGGCGGCTCTGGCGAGGCAGAGCTTGACGTCACACTCGCGACCCACACCCTTACCCAACAGGTTACGGTGACAGCCAACGGCACCCCAACACCAGAAGCGCAAACAGGCGCTCCCGTCAATATTATTTCGTCGGAAAATTATCGCTATATGACCAATGTGCAGGACCCTCTCCGCCTCGTTCCGAGCCTGCAGATTACGCAGACCGGACAGATGGGTGGCACCACCGGGCTCAACATTCGTGGCGGCGGCACGGATGCCAACAAGGTATTGATCGACGATGTGCCTGCAAACTCAATCGGTGGGCGCGTTGAGTTTGCTAACCTAGCCAGCGTTGGCATCGACTCCATTGAAGTATTGCGTGAGCCCAACAGTGCTCTGTATGGTTCTGATGCCCTGGCTGGTGTCGTGAGTCTTCGCTCTACACGCGGCACAACGCCACTCCCCCTGCTCACCTACTCCGGCGATGCAGGAAACTTCGGCACCTACCGCAATGAAATCACTGCCGGTACGGTCTACCGCCAGTTCGACTTTTACTCCGCCTTCGCTCGCATCGACACACGCAACAGCCTGCCCAACAGCCAGTTTCATAACGCCACCTACGCAGGTAACTTTGGCTGGACACCCAACAGTGCCAACGACCTGCGCTTTACCGTTCGCCATCTAGCAGCCTCTGGCGGCCAGCCCAATGCTATCGCGTTCTTCGGCATCCCCGACGACGCGCAGCAGAAGGAGCAAGACAGTTACTATAACGCCGTCTGGAACAACCAGTCTACTCCCAGTTGGCACAATCAGATTCGTTATGGCGGTCTTCGTCAGAACGGACAGTTTAACGACTTTGGCGCCGTCGGCATCCCAGACGGTTTCGGCAATACCGACGGCGCACCGGTTACGATAACGGGGGCTAACGGTTATGGTGTTAGCGGCCAAGCAATCTTTTACTTTGCAGGTACACCGCTGCCGTCAAGCTACCTTGAGACAACGAATCGGGACTTCGTCTATGCCCAAACAGACTTTCGTTTCAGCCCCCGCTTTCTTGCACTCGGAGCCTTCAAGTACGAAAATGAAAGCGGCTTGAACGGATACTCTGGCAGCACACCTAACTCCATACAGCGTGGCAACTACAGCTATACCATTCAGATCTCGGGCAACGTCAAAAACCGTCTTTTCTATAATCTTGGCACCGGACTGGAAGATAACGGACTCTTCGGTTTCGCGGCTACTCCTCGTGCTTCGCTTGCCTACTATCTGTTCCGCCCTTCCCTGAACGGTTTCTTCAGCGGAACGAAGCTACACGGCAACTTTGGAAAGGGCATCAAAGAACCAAGCATCTTCCAGCAGGCCGATTCCCTTTTCGCAACCCTCGCCGCGTTGCCCAATGGCAGCCAACTCGTCAGCCAATATCACGTCACACCCGTAGACGCTGAAAACTCCCGAACCTTCGATGCTGGCCTGGACCAGCAACTTCTCTACGGACGCGCCCGCATTGGCATCACCTACTTCCACAATGAATTCACTAATGGCGTCGAGTATGTTCCACAGGAAGGTCTTCTGGAACTTGGCGTACCAGCCGCAAACCTCCCCGCATTCAGCGGCAGTGGCGCATATCTTAACTCATCCGCTTTTCGTGCTCAGGGCTTGGAGTTCGAGTCGGAATATCGACTTAGCAGTCGTATATTCGCTCGCTGCGGTTATACCTACACTGACGCCGTCGTGCAACGTTCATTTTCGAGCGACAATCTTTTTCCGACCTACAACACCGCATCGAATTTCAGCACCATCCAGATAGGCGCCTTCTCGCCGCTTGTGGGAGCGCGTCCTTTCCGCATAGCTCCGCATACCGGTTACTTCGGCCTCAACTACACTCACTCGAGGCTCTACGCGTCTCTTACCGGCTCCTTTGTAAGTCGGCGCGATGACAGCGACTTCCTCACTGATTCGAACTTTGGCAACAGTCTCCTGTTGCCAAATCGTAATCTGCTCGGCTCGTATCAGCGAATCGAACTCGGCGGCGGCTATGAGATCACACCACGAATCAACGTCTACACCAACGTCCAGAATCTGCTCAGCGAGCACTACTTCGAGGCGTTCGGCTTTCCAGCGCTTCCACTTAGCTTCCGTTCCGGTATTAAGCTTAGCTTTGGTGGAGAGTCTTGGAAGCTGAATTAG
- a CDS encoding cobyrinate a,c-diamide synthase has product MKGLLIAGTASGVGKTTVTLAILAAMRRRGLVVQPFKGGPDFLDTDHHTRIAGRNSRNLDTWMLSAEANKDVLYQASQDAEAVVVEGMMGLFDGKDGATETGSSAEIAKLLQLPVVLVLDAGKSARSIAAVVLGFELFDATLPLAGIILNRVASEPHFKMLETAILSACRTPILGWLPREPSISISERHLGLRTAEEFDDCDANNKQIDALAALAESHLKLDHLLRLECGLHLKSAAIGCPETGKASIRVGVARDRAFSFYYEDNLDLLRHHGAEIIPFSPMLDSSLPADLDALYLGGGYPELYAQQLSANLSMHTSIRHFVASRRPVYAECGGMIYLAQHLATSDGKPHAMAGVLPFTMEMTNKLVQFGYVTVELAQNCLLGPRGTVIRGHSFHYSRIVNAPTIATNYRVLYSISGRQEDEGYSIENVIASYIHLHFRAAPIIAQHFVEAARKLKARQTVPA; this is encoded by the coding sequence GTGAAGGGGCTACTCATCGCTGGCACGGCAAGCGGAGTAGGCAAGACAACAGTTACGCTTGCAATTCTAGCTGCGATGCGGCGCCGGGGACTGGTCGTCCAGCCATTCAAGGGCGGTCCCGACTTCCTGGACACAGATCACCACACCCGCATTGCTGGCCGCAACTCGCGCAATCTCGATACCTGGATGCTTTCGGCCGAAGCGAACAAGGACGTGCTATACCAGGCTTCGCAAGATGCGGAGGCGGTCGTTGTAGAAGGCATGATGGGTTTGTTTGATGGCAAGGACGGCGCCACAGAAACTGGTAGCAGTGCGGAGATCGCCAAGCTGCTTCAACTTCCTGTCGTGCTTGTGCTGGACGCAGGTAAGAGTGCGCGTAGTATTGCAGCCGTCGTGCTCGGCTTCGAACTTTTCGACGCCACGCTTCCATTGGCAGGAATCATCCTTAACCGCGTTGCCAGCGAGCCCCATTTCAAGATGCTGGAGACAGCAATCCTGTCCGCATGCAGGACACCGATATTGGGATGGCTGCCGCGCGAACCCTCCATCTCTATTTCGGAGCGGCATCTTGGGCTGCGAACAGCAGAAGAGTTCGATGACTGCGACGCCAACAACAAGCAGATCGATGCACTGGCGGCGCTCGCTGAAAGTCATCTCAAGCTCGACCATCTACTCAGACTTGAGTGCGGTCTGCACCTGAAGTCCGCTGCAATAGGATGTCCTGAGACAGGCAAAGCTTCTATCCGCGTTGGAGTAGCTCGTGATCGAGCATTCAGCTTCTACTATGAGGACAATCTTGACTTACTGCGGCACCACGGAGCAGAGATTATTCCATTCAGCCCGATGCTGGACTCCTCTCTTCCCGCAGACCTCGACGCGCTTTATCTGGGTGGCGGCTATCCCGAACTTTATGCGCAACAGCTCAGCGCAAATCTATCGATGCATACATCAATTCGGCATTTCGTCGCTTCACGCAGGCCGGTGTATGCCGAATGCGGCGGCATGATCTATCTCGCCCAGCACCTCGCGACATCCGACGGCAAACCACACGCGATGGCTGGCGTTTTACCCTTTACCATGGAGATGACAAATAAATTGGTCCAATTCGGCTACGTCACGGTCGAATTAGCGCAGAATTGTCTCCTTGGTCCGCGCGGCACCGTTATTCGCGGCCACAGCTTTCACTACTCCCGAATTGTCAACGCACCTACAATTGCAACTAACTATCGCGTCCTATATTCCATCTCAGGCCGACAGGAAGATGAAGGTTACAGCATCGAGAATGTCATCGCGAGCTACATCCATCTGCATTTCCGCGCTGCACCGATCATTGCGCAGCATTTTGTTGAGGCGGCACGTAAGCTCAAGGCTCGACAGACGGTGCCTGCATGA
- the cobU gene encoding bifunctional adenosylcobinamide kinase/adenosylcobinamide-phosphate guanylyltransferase has translation MKQRQPFSVTLVLGGVRSGKSRFAQRIAERASRVTFVATAERRADAEMCAKIDRHRAERPKTWATIEEPLHLAQVIQTVGDNCDVLLIDCLTLFAANLLEAHGNDALRLQEQIDQLCLALSSAPCSVVLVSNEVGSGVVPAYELGRRFRDLVGEVNQRIASVADTVLLMVAGLPFPLKGTVPEEAQQ, from the coding sequence ATGAAGCAGCGTCAACCTTTTTCCGTAACTCTGGTGCTCGGCGGCGTTCGCAGCGGCAAAAGCAGATTCGCGCAACGGATTGCTGAGCGCGCAAGTCGCGTTACCTTCGTTGCAACGGCGGAGCGCCGCGCTGATGCGGAGATGTGCGCCAAAATAGACAGGCATCGCGCCGAACGGCCCAAGACCTGGGCGACGATTGAGGAACCGCTCCATCTGGCCCAGGTCATCCAAACAGTGGGCGACAACTGCGATGTTCTTTTGATTGATTGCCTCACACTGTTCGCAGCGAACCTTCTCGAAGCCCATGGCAATGATGCCTTGCGCTTGCAGGAGCAAATAGATCAGCTCTGTCTTGCACTTAGCTCTGCTCCGTGTTCGGTTGTGCTTGTGTCCAACGAGGTTGGTAGTGGTGTTGTTCCTGCCTATGAACTCGGACGACGTTTCCGAGACCTTGTCGGCGAGGTTAATCAGCGCATTGCTTCGGTAGCAGACACGGTGCTCTTGATGGTTGCAGGACTTCCCTTTCCCCTCAAAGGCACAGTTCCCGAGGAGGCCCAACAGTGA
- a CDS encoding ATP-binding protein — translation MKHSVYPFSAIVGQEEMKLALLLAAVDWRISVLLRGDKGAGKTTAARGLATLLPQPGTFINLPIGATEDRLLGGLHLERTLKGDPALKPGLLSEAHGGVLYVDEVNLLPAHLGDSLLDAASSGVNLVEREGFSASHAAEFVLLGSMNPEEGTLRPQLLDRFALAVDIVASLDPIERQIVVEQRIAFERDPIRFHSDWSQMEEQFRNQVVRARKLLADIECSKDILAQISAAVCEKGVRSLRADLAAVRASIAYAALAGDASVQPHHVAAILPLVLAHRAHDRGRSPAPRHQPQTQKASSDSPSQTPDEPLDSTNGLERIFAPREVETFAIRASFEDTVKRGISTSAQALQPGPVVSARRTETPVELDLRATLNHVVLETGSAQPRVSDLHERVRNPSSGTRYLFVIDSSGSHAAQERMRLVKGAASTLLTRSFKNGDEVAVIVFRSTSAQVVLEPTRVLHEAITAFEYLPTGGRTPLAHALDLTQSYLTRTTILILLTDGRANVSLGAGDPWHEALEIASRIRTPALVIDTESSNQRLGRPRELAEVLSAQYVCLDDLALNDSIDFVLQQLPFTNCPN, via the coding sequence ATGAAGCATTCGGTTTACCCCTTTTCGGCCATCGTCGGACAAGAGGAGATGAAGCTGGCTCTACTGCTGGCAGCCGTAGACTGGCGCATTAGCGTGCTGCTGCGTGGAGATAAAGGTGCCGGCAAGACAACGGCAGCACGTGGTCTCGCGACTCTTCTACCCCAGCCTGGCACTTTCATCAATCTACCGATTGGAGCGACTGAAGATCGGCTTCTTGGCGGCCTTCATTTAGAGCGCACGCTCAAAGGAGATCCTGCGCTGAAGCCCGGCTTGCTGTCCGAAGCACACGGTGGCGTCCTCTACGTTGACGAGGTCAATCTTCTACCAGCTCATCTTGGCGATAGTCTGCTCGATGCTGCCTCCAGCGGTGTCAACCTGGTCGAACGTGAAGGCTTCAGTGCCTCTCATGCAGCAGAGTTCGTGCTGCTCGGAAGCATGAACCCGGAGGAGGGGACATTGCGACCACAACTGCTCGATCGGTTTGCTCTTGCGGTCGACATTGTCGCGTCCCTCGATCCAATCGAGCGTCAAATCGTCGTCGAACAAAGGATCGCCTTCGAACGCGATCCGATTCGTTTCCATTCCGATTGGTCACAGATGGAGGAGCAATTTCGCAACCAGGTTGTGAGAGCTCGCAAGCTGCTTGCAGACATCGAATGTTCAAAGGATATTCTCGCGCAAATCAGTGCCGCCGTCTGCGAAAAAGGAGTGCGTTCTCTTCGAGCGGACCTTGCCGCAGTTCGTGCATCTATCGCATATGCTGCCCTTGCTGGCGATGCTTCGGTACAACCACACCATGTCGCAGCCATCTTGCCTCTGGTGCTTGCTCATCGCGCTCATGACCGCGGGCGCTCCCCCGCTCCACGTCATCAGCCTCAAACACAGAAGGCCTCATCTGATTCCCCCTCGCAAACTCCTGATGAACCTCTAGATTCAACCAATGGTCTGGAACGAATCTTCGCTCCGAGAGAGGTCGAGACGTTCGCGATTCGAGCGAGCTTTGAAGATACCGTTAAGAGGGGCATCAGTACTTCAGCACAAGCGCTCCAGCCGGGTCCCGTCGTCAGCGCTCGCCGGACTGAAACTCCTGTAGAACTCGATCTACGTGCGACTTTAAATCACGTAGTGTTGGAAACTGGAAGTGCTCAGCCACGAGTGTCGGATCTGCATGAACGCGTCCGCAATCCGTCGTCGGGGACAAGGTATCTCTTCGTTATCGATTCAAGCGGCTCCCATGCGGCACAGGAACGAATGCGCCTCGTCAAGGGCGCTGCTTCGACACTGCTAACTCGCTCTTTCAAGAACGGCGATGAGGTTGCTGTCATCGTCTTTCGCAGTACATCGGCTCAGGTTGTCCTTGAACCAACTCGAGTGCTCCACGAGGCTATAACAGCGTTCGAATATTTGCCTACCGGTGGCAGAACACCATTGGCACATGCACTCGATCTCACTCAAAGTTATCTGACACGAACGACAATCCTAATCCTTCTTACGGACGGACGAGCGAATGTCTCCCTGGGAGCGGGCGATCCATGGCACGAGGCACTGGAGATCGCAAGCCGGATACGAACACCCGCCCTTGTCATCGATACAGAAAGCTCCAACCAACGGCTTGGAAGGCCTCGTGAGTTGGCAGAAGTCTTGTCGGCACAGTATGTATGTCTGGATGATCTCGCATTAAATGACAGTATTGATTTTGTCTTGCAACAGCTTCCGTTTACGAATTGTCCTAACTAG